The Deltaproteobacteria bacterium genome includes a region encoding these proteins:
- the lysS gene encoding lysine--tRNA ligase, protein MSDYEREARRERVRSLRAAGIDPYPARVGPVERVAAVRERGDGRDAAALEAAPETVAVAGRVMAIRSFGKLVFLTLREDGLDLQASGKKAELGDEAFARLGELAVGDFVRVEGPLWRTRTGELTVDARRVDLLAKALRPLPEKWHGLQDVESRFRQRYLDLLANPATREIALGRSRAVRAMRAFLDARGFLEVETPVLQPLYGGAAARPFTTRYEVYDQDVYLRISDELYLKRLVIGGLERVYEIGHNFRNEGVSRKHNPEFTMMECYQAYADYRDMMELVQGLVQHVVEAVTGGTRLRYRGQELELAGTWPRRTLRDAVLERTGVDVLAAADFAALRARVLERGLDPGDAPTWGQLVDRLFSEHVEPTLVQPTFVVDYPVELSPLAKRSAEDPRLVERFELYLAGMELANAFSELNDPDDQRARFEEQRRLHAAGDDEAHPLDEDFLLALEHGMPPTGGLGVGVDRLVMVLTDAAHLREVLLFPYMRPGSS, encoded by the coding sequence GTGAGCGACTACGAGCGCGAGGCGCGCCGCGAGCGCGTGCGCTCGCTGCGCGCGGCGGGGATCGACCCCTATCCGGCGCGCGTCGGGCCGGTCGAGCGCGTCGCCGCGGTGCGCGAGCGTGGCGACGGGCGCGACGCGGCGGCGCTCGAGGCCGCGCCCGAGACGGTGGCGGTGGCGGGCCGGGTGATGGCGATCCGTTCGTTCGGGAAGCTCGTCTTCCTGACGCTGCGCGAGGACGGCCTCGACCTCCAGGCGAGCGGCAAGAAGGCGGAGCTCGGGGACGAAGCCTTCGCCCGGCTCGGCGAGCTGGCGGTCGGCGACTTCGTGCGCGTGGAGGGTCCGCTCTGGCGCACGCGCACCGGCGAGCTCACGGTGGACGCGCGCCGGGTCGACCTGCTGGCCAAGGCGCTGCGCCCGCTGCCCGAGAAGTGGCACGGCCTCCAGGACGTCGAGAGCCGCTTCCGCCAGCGCTACCTGGACCTGCTCGCGAACCCGGCCACGCGCGAGATCGCGCTCGGGCGCTCGCGCGCCGTCCGCGCGATGCGCGCCTTCCTCGACGCGCGCGGCTTCCTCGAGGTCGAGACGCCGGTGCTCCAGCCGCTCTACGGGGGCGCCGCGGCGCGCCCCTTCACGACCCGTTACGAGGTCTACGACCAGGACGTCTACCTGCGCATCTCCGACGAGCTCTACCTGAAGCGCCTCGTGATCGGCGGGCTCGAGCGCGTCTACGAGATCGGCCACAACTTCCGCAACGAGGGTGTGTCGCGCAAGCACAACCCCGAGTTCACGATGATGGAGTGCTACCAGGCCTACGCCGACTACCGCGACATGATGGAGCTCGTGCAGGGCCTCGTGCAGCACGTGGTCGAGGCCGTCACGGGAGGCACCCGCCTGCGCTACCGCGGGCAGGAGCTCGAGCTCGCCGGCACCTGGCCGCGCCGCACGTTGCGCGACGCGGTCCTCGAGCGCACCGGCGTCGACGTGCTCGCCGCGGCCGACTTCGCGGCCCTGCGCGCGCGCGTCCTCGAGCGGGGCCTCGATCCCGGCGACGCGCCCACCTGGGGCCAGCTCGTGGACCGGCTCTTCAGCGAGCACGTCGAGCCGACCCTCGTGCAGCCCACCTTCGTCGTCGACTACCCGGTGGAGCTGTCGCCGCTCGCCAAGCGCTCCGCCGAGGATCCCCGCCTCGTGGAGCGCTTCGAGCTCTACCTGGCGGGCATGGAGCTGGCGAACGCCTTCAGCGAGCTCAACGACCCGGATGACCAGCGTGCCCGCTTCGAGGAGCAGCGCCGCCTGCACGCGGCGGGCGACGACGAGGCCCACCCGCTCGACGAGGACTTCCTGCTCGCGCTCGAGCACGGCATGCCGCCGACCGGCGGCCTCGGCGTCGGCGTCGATCGGCTCGTGATGGTCCTGACCGACGCCGCGCACCTGCGCGAGGTGCTGCTCTTCCCGTACATGCGCCCCGGGTCGAGCTGA
- a CDS encoding DUF4388 domain-containing protein, with translation MSIALHGNLRDFGIGEVFQLIGQQRKTGVLQVRGSLGEVELRFDDGRVVSASPVGAYEDEALGDMAVRCGALPGERHAAAERARSGAGDALRRHLVDAGLAPAALDEVEDLLTRETLFALLRWDDGSFRFSAQPIPHDRPREALIAAEQVLMDGLRMVDEWSALLGELPAETLVFRRRGSLEEYRRSPAGRSSPWPAEAEQLFLLVDGRAPVRRVIDLSRLGTFAGMRIFVELERSGWIEPLRDEAAGGAREHRPAGRAWLGAVRVAPFALLVLLAAVALAGRTPAVPGVAIAHDPLAAASASWEAERVRHLALAAGLARGRPPASLAELPAWPDGDGTALTAEEAAAYHVAHRDGGILVLAPER, from the coding sequence ATGTCGATCGCGCTCCACGGCAACCTGCGCGACTTCGGGATCGGCGAGGTCTTCCAGCTGATCGGCCAGCAGCGCAAGACCGGCGTCCTGCAGGTGCGCGGCTCGCTCGGCGAGGTGGAGCTGCGCTTCGACGACGGCCGCGTGGTGTCGGCGTCGCCGGTCGGCGCCTACGAGGACGAGGCGCTCGGCGACATGGCGGTGCGCTGCGGCGCGCTGCCGGGTGAGCGTCACGCGGCGGCGGAGCGCGCGCGCAGCGGGGCGGGCGACGCGCTGCGCCGGCACCTGGTCGACGCCGGGCTCGCTCCGGCGGCGCTCGACGAGGTCGAGGACCTGCTGACCCGCGAGACGCTCTTCGCGCTGCTGCGCTGGGACGACGGCTCGTTCCGCTTCTCCGCCCAGCCGATCCCGCACGATCGCCCGCGCGAGGCGCTGATCGCGGCCGAGCAGGTGCTGATGGACGGCCTGCGCATGGTCGACGAGTGGAGCGCGCTGCTCGGTGAGCTGCCCGCGGAGACGCTGGTGTTCCGCCGCCGCGGCAGCCTCGAGGAGTACCGGCGCTCGCCGGCGGGCCGTTCGTCACCGTGGCCGGCCGAGGCGGAGCAGCTCTTCCTGCTCGTCGACGGGCGCGCCCCGGTCCGCCGGGTGATCGACCTCTCGCGGCTCGGGACCTTCGCCGGCATGCGGATCTTCGTCGAGCTCGAGCGCTCGGGCTGGATCGAGCCGCTGCGCGACGAGGCGGCCGGGGGCGCTCGCGAGCACCGGCCGGCCGGGCGCGCATGGCTCGGCGCGGTGCGCGTCGCTCCCTTCGCGCTGCTGGTGCTGCTCGCGGCCGTGGCCTTGGCCGGCCGCACGCCGGCCGTCCCGGGTGTCGCGATCGCGCACGATCCGCTCGCGGCGGCGAGCGCGAGCTGGGAGGCGGAGCGCGTGCGGCACCTCGCGCTGGCCGCCGGTCTCGCACGCGGGCGGCCGCCCGCGTCGCTCGCCGAGCTCCCCGCATGGCCCGACGGCGACGGCACCGCGTTGACGGCCGAAGAGGCCGCCGCCTACCATGTGGCGCATCGCGACGGGGGCATCCTGGTCCTCGCCCCGGAGCGCTGA
- a CDS encoding PhoH family protein, whose amino-acid sequence MIFEDNRIAAELYGEGERSLRILERELGVDVRARGNEVRLVGEPTAVAAARKVLEELYGWLRQGHPVQARDVSAAARLAAGRPDVELAEVYEDVLSSVGSRRRVIAKNLSQRRYIERIREHDLVFAIGPAGTGKTYLAMACAVAALNRREVSRVILTRPAVEAGERLGFLPGTLAEKVNPYLRPLYDALHDMVPFEKAERLIERGVIEVAPLAFMRGRTLNDSFVILDEAQNTTSEQMKMLLTRLGFDSKAVVTGDTTQIDLPPEKTSGLIEATRILEGVEGIGFMRFSEADVVRHPLVQKIIRAYDRAFPMDPASREALRGLEPARPDSEPASPRPGPGGPHEPAEEPPGEPPEPPGG is encoded by the coding sequence CTGATCTTCGAGGACAACCGCATCGCAGCCGAGCTCTACGGCGAGGGCGAGCGCTCGCTGCGCATCCTCGAGCGCGAGCTCGGCGTGGACGTGCGCGCGCGCGGCAACGAGGTGCGCCTGGTCGGCGAGCCCACGGCGGTGGCGGCGGCGCGCAAGGTGCTGGAGGAGCTCTACGGCTGGCTGCGCCAGGGCCATCCCGTGCAGGCGCGCGACGTGAGCGCGGCCGCGCGGCTCGCCGCCGGGCGCCCCGACGTGGAGCTCGCCGAGGTCTACGAGGACGTGCTCTCCTCGGTGGGCTCGCGGCGCCGCGTGATCGCCAAGAACCTCTCCCAGCGCCGCTACATCGAGCGGATCCGCGAGCACGACCTGGTGTTCGCGATCGGTCCGGCCGGGACCGGGAAGACCTACCTCGCCATGGCGTGCGCGGTGGCCGCGCTGAACCGCCGTGAGGTGTCGCGCGTGATCCTCACCCGTCCCGCGGTGGAGGCGGGCGAGCGGCTCGGCTTCCTGCCCGGCACCCTGGCCGAGAAGGTCAACCCCTACCTGCGCCCGCTCTACGACGCGCTCCACGACATGGTGCCCTTCGAGAAGGCCGAGCGGCTGATCGAGCGCGGTGTGATCGAGGTGGCGCCGCTCGCCTTCATGCGCGGCCGCACCCTCAACGACTCGTTCGTGATCCTCGACGAGGCGCAGAACACGACCAGCGAGCAGATGAAGATGCTGCTGACGCGGCTCGGCTTCGACTCGAAGGCGGTGGTCACCGGTGACACCACCCAGATCGACCTGCCGCCCGAGAAGACGAGCGGGCTGATCGAGGCGACCCGCATCCTCGAGGGCGTGGAGGGGATCGGCTTCATGCGCTTCTCCGAGGCCGACGTCGTGCGCCACCCGCTGGTGCAGAAGATCATCCGCGCCTACGACCGCGCGTTCCCGATGGATCCGGCGTCGCGCGAAGCGCTCCGGGGGCTCGAGCCGGCCCGTCCGGACTCCGAGCCGGCCTCCCCGCGCCCGGGGCCCGGTGGGCCGCACGAGCCCGCGGAGGAGCCTCCCGGCGAGCCTCCGGAGCCGCCCGGCGGATGA
- the lptE gene encoding LPS assembly lipoprotein LptE — MRRASPLPAPRLARAPLRGLAVVLLAALAGCSGYHVVGARTGLGDVRRVAVEPLANRSYEPGIERMVTAALVREFQRRGGASVVRDPAGADLVLSGAVEPVLTRSRSFSSVELALEFEVELAVELVARRADGSEVAIDGSVLRDWELYLASADIEVERKNRDEALRRLSALLATRVHDALSERLAAEP, encoded by the coding sequence ATGCGCCGCGCGTCTCCGCTTCCGGCCCCCCGGCTCGCCCGTGCGCCCCTCCGCGGCCTCGCCGTCGTCCTGCTCGCGGCGCTGGCGGGCTGCTCGGGCTATCACGTGGTCGGCGCCCGCACCGGCCTCGGCGACGTGCGCCGCGTCGCCGTCGAGCCGCTCGCCAACCGCTCCTACGAGCCCGGCATCGAGCGCATGGTGACGGCCGCGCTGGTGCGCGAGTTCCAGCGCCGCGGCGGGGCGTCGGTGGTGCGCGATCCGGCCGGCGCCGACCTGGTGCTCTCGGGGGCGGTGGAGCCGGTCCTCACGCGCTCGCGCAGCTTCTCGTCCGTCGAGCTCGCGCTCGAGTTCGAGGTGGAGCTCGCGGTGGAGCTCGTCGCACGCCGCGCCGACGGCAGCGAGGTCGCCATCGACGGCAGCGTGCTCCGCGACTGGGAGCTGTACCTGGCCAGCGCCGACATCGAGGTGGAGCGCAAGAACCGCGACGAGGCGCTGCGCCGGCTCTCGGCGCTGCTCGCGACGCGCGTCCACGACGCGCTCTCGGAGCGCCTCGCGGCGGAGCCGTGA
- the lnt gene encoding apolipoprotein N-acyltransferase — translation MSARTRAPRTAPGGRGWLAGYVLATFLSFPHPAGGGVLDLGLVASWLAPACLLLGLRGLGAGAAARAAFVAGLAAHAAVFHWIHVVTVTYGHAPALVGPLAVVLLALYPAAFVAAFGAGAAALARAGAGAGGEAGRLPSPWAAAALWAALDHGRSFLLTGFPWALLGYAQHDNRALLALAPYTGVYGLSFVVALGGAALADAITARRQGRPVPRRAWAALAAIALLHGAGGLDLALEPGDEGLARVRVAVAQGNIGQGVKWSPEWADRTLALYEELTRRAAGEGAQVVVWPETAVPGSPDAFPELADRLAGLARETGVALVAGALGFQEREGRRRFWDSAFAWGPGGQLVTRYDKAHLVPFGEYVPWRALLGRFVEAVARGSADTDVSPGPGPQAFALPLPGSVPEMTAGVPICYELLFPDLMRRFAAGGAEALFAITNDAWYGRTGAPYQFLAITELRAAESRLWIARAANTGVSALIDHRGRVRERTEIFEREVRVGEIVLRPAPRGGSFYVRHGDWFAMACWAATAILLVAARRPRRTA, via the coding sequence GTGAGCGCCCGCACCCGCGCGCCGCGCACCGCACCCGGCGGTCGTGGCTGGCTGGCCGGCTACGTGCTCGCGACCTTCCTGTCCTTCCCGCATCCGGCCGGCGGCGGCGTGCTCGACCTCGGGCTCGTGGCCTCGTGGCTCGCCCCGGCCTGCCTGCTGCTCGGCCTGCGTGGGCTCGGGGCGGGCGCCGCAGCGCGGGCGGCCTTCGTCGCGGGCCTCGCCGCGCACGCGGCCGTCTTCCACTGGATCCACGTCGTCACCGTCACCTACGGACACGCGCCGGCCCTGGTGGGGCCGCTCGCGGTCGTGCTGCTGGCGCTCTACCCGGCGGCCTTCGTCGCGGCCTTCGGCGCGGGCGCCGCGGCGCTCGCGCGCGCCGGGGCCGGCGCGGGCGGGGAGGCGGGCCGGCTGCCGTCGCCGTGGGCGGCCGCCGCGCTGTGGGCCGCGCTCGACCACGGGCGCAGCTTCCTGCTCACGGGCTTCCCCTGGGCGCTCCTCGGCTATGCCCAGCACGACAACCGCGCGCTCCTCGCGCTCGCTCCCTACACCGGCGTGTACGGGCTCTCGTTCGTGGTGGCGCTCGGGGGAGCCGCGCTCGCCGACGCGATCACGGCGCGCCGGCAGGGCCGCCCCGTGCCCCGGCGCGCGTGGGCGGCCCTCGCGGCGATCGCCCTCCTGCACGGCGCGGGCGGGCTCGACCTGGCGCTCGAGCCCGGCGACGAGGGCCTCGCGCGCGTGCGGGTGGCGGTGGCGCAGGGGAACATCGGGCAGGGCGTGAAGTGGAGCCCGGAGTGGGCCGATCGCACGCTCGCCCTCTACGAGGAGCTGACCCGGCGCGCCGCGGGGGAGGGCGCGCAGGTGGTGGTCTGGCCGGAGACGGCGGTGCCGGGCTCGCCCGACGCCTTCCCGGAGCTCGCGGACCGGCTCGCCGGCCTGGCGCGCGAGACCGGCGTGGCGCTGGTGGCCGGCGCGCTCGGCTTCCAGGAGCGCGAGGGCCGGCGGCGCTTCTGGGACAGCGCCTTCGCCTGGGGTCCCGGCGGCCAGCTCGTCACCCGCTACGACAAGGCCCACCTGGTGCCCTTCGGCGAGTACGTACCGTGGCGCGCGCTCCTCGGTCGCTTCGTCGAGGCGGTGGCGCGCGGCTCGGCCGACACCGACGTGAGCCCCGGTCCGGGCCCGCAGGCCTTCGCGCTGCCGCTGCCCGGGAGCGTCCCCGAGATGACCGCCGGCGTGCCCATCTGCTATGAACTGCTCTTCCCGGACCTGATGCGGCGATTCGCGGCTGGCGGTGCCGAGGCGCTCTTCGCGATCACCAACGACGCGTGGTACGGACGGACCGGAGCGCCGTATCAGTTCCTCGCCATCACCGAGCTGCGGGCGGCCGAGAGCCGGCTGTGGATCGCGCGGGCGGCCAACACCGGCGTGTCGGCGTTGATCGACCACCGCGGGCGGGTGCGGGAGCGGACGGAGATCTTCGAGCGCGAGGTGCGGGTGGGCGAGATCGTGTTGCGGCCGGCCCCCCGAGGCGGCTCCTTCTACGTGCGACACGGCGACTGGTTCGCGATGGCCTGCTGGGCAGCGACGGCGATCCTGCTCGTCGCGGCGCGGCGCCCGCGGAGGACGGCATGA
- the ybeY gene encoding rRNA maturation RNase YbeY — protein MSVRLCGPPRRAGGPAPDRALLARRARAVLRALGHPRAELSLALVDDAAIAALNERDRGRAGPTDVLSYSLLEGPHSERRAGLLGDVVISVDTAARQARRGRRSLDDECLRLLVHGVLHLLGHDHERDDEARRMRGEERRVLRALQAAGDPGRRSRPA, from the coding sequence ATGAGCGTGCGGCTGTGCGGTCCGCCGCGCCGCGCGGGTGGCCCGGCGCCGGACCGCGCGCTGCTCGCGCGCCGCGCGCGCGCGGTGCTGCGCGCGCTCGGGCACCCGCGCGCCGAGCTCTCGCTCGCGCTCGTCGACGACGCCGCGATCGCCGCCCTGAACGAGCGCGACCGAGGGCGCGCGGGCCCGACGGACGTGCTCTCCTACTCGCTGCTCGAAGGCCCGCACAGCGAGCGGCGCGCGGGCCTGCTCGGCGACGTCGTCATCTCGGTCGACACCGCCGCGCGGCAGGCGCGCCGCGGGCGCCGCAGCCTCGACGACGAGTGCCTGCGCCTGCTCGTGCACGGAGTCCTGCACCTGCTCGGCCACGATCACGAGCGGGACGACGAGGCGCGCCGGATGCGGGGCGAGGAGCGGCGCGTGCTGCGCGCGCTGCAGGCGGCCGGGGATCCCGGGCGCCGGAGCCGCCCGGCGTGA
- the rpsT gene encoding 30S ribosomal protein S20: MASHKSAEKRARQDAKRRERNRTIRARTRSVLKGVREDLEAGTGDPAARVRQAESALRRAASKGVIPKRRASRLVSRLAKRANKPRA; this comes from the coding sequence TTGGCCAGCCACAAGTCCGCCGAGAAGCGCGCCCGCCAGGACGCCAAGCGCCGCGAGCGCAACCGCACGATCCGCGCCCGCACGCGGAGCGTCCTGAAGGGCGTCCGCGAGGACCTCGAGGCCGGCACCGGCGATCCGGCAGCGCGCGTCCGGCAGGCGGAGAGCGCCCTGCGCCGCGCGGCCTCGAAGGGCGTGATCCCGAAGCGGCGCGCGAGCCGCCTCGTCAGCCGCCTCGCCAAGCGCGCCAACAAGCCGCGGGCCTGA
- the holA gene encoding DNA polymerase III subunit delta, giving the protein MTPDELAAELGAGRVRPAYLLAGGEPLLRDDALAGLRAAVLAGAPADFNLDRLEGDQATPGQLADALRTLPMLARRRLVWLREPAGGRGAWKALAEALPALVRALPDDAPAVLVVSAGPPDRRLAWVKAFQVEPAALVACEAPTQARELAAFARQEAKRLGLKLTADAADDLAERVGPHLLRLRNELEKAALLAGPGQPITAAHVREGVADLAEEPVWDLTDAIGEGRAADALAVLARMLAAGAPAPVVLAALATHLRKLLRVRHGGRVAGPPFVLRKLESQARRFPAARLLSGLHALHETDEALKGQGGLAPELALERLVLNLAV; this is encoded by the coding sequence GTGACCCCCGACGAGCTGGCGGCGGAGCTCGGCGCCGGCCGCGTGCGGCCGGCCTACCTGCTGGCGGGCGGCGAGCCGCTGCTGCGCGACGACGCGCTGGCCGGCCTGCGCGCGGCGGTGCTCGCCGGCGCCCCTGCCGACTTCAACCTCGACCGCCTCGAGGGCGACCAGGCCACCCCGGGGCAGCTCGCCGACGCGCTGCGCACGCTCCCGATGCTGGCGCGGCGGCGGCTCGTCTGGCTGCGCGAGCCGGCGGGAGGGCGCGGCGCCTGGAAGGCGCTCGCCGAGGCGCTCCCGGCGCTGGTGCGCGCGCTCCCGGACGACGCGCCCGCCGTGCTGGTGGTGAGCGCCGGCCCGCCCGATCGCCGGCTCGCGTGGGTGAAGGCCTTCCAGGTCGAGCCGGCGGCGCTGGTCGCCTGCGAGGCGCCGACCCAGGCGCGCGAGCTGGCGGCCTTCGCGCGCCAGGAGGCGAAGCGGCTCGGCCTGAAGCTCACCGCGGATGCGGCCGACGACCTCGCCGAGCGCGTCGGCCCCCACCTCCTGCGCCTGCGCAACGAGCTCGAGAAGGCCGCGCTGCTCGCGGGCCCGGGCCAGCCGATCACCGCCGCGCACGTGCGGGAGGGCGTCGCGGACCTGGCCGAGGAGCCGGTCTGGGACCTGACGGACGCGATCGGCGAGGGGCGCGCGGCCGACGCGCTCGCGGTGCTGGCGCGGATGCTCGCCGCGGGTGCCCCGGCGCCGGTCGTGCTCGCGGCGCTCGCGACCCACCTGCGCAAGCTGCTCCGCGTGCGCCATGGCGGGCGGGTGGCCGGCCCGCCCTTCGTGCTGCGCAAGCTCGAGAGCCAGGCCCGGCGCTTCCCGGCCGCGCGCCTGCTCTCCGGGCTGCACGCGCTCCACGAGACGGACGAAGCCCTGAAGGGGCAGGGCGGCCTCGCTCCCGAGCTGGCCCTCGAACGGCTGGTCCTGAACCTGGCGGTGTAG
- the prfB gene encoding peptide chain release factor 2 (programmed frameshift), whose translation MNDRAGDSRAEKDWLPAELAERLRRQRERLAEFRGRLDVPGLRARLTELVADSAAPDLWSDRERAEQVLREKGAIERKLARFDAVGAQLDDAGVLLELAQEEQDAAALAEVAERLDAGAGALDEIELDLLLGGEHDASPAILSINAGAGGTDACDWAEMLLRMYLRWADAHGFGVEELDRQAGDEAGLRSVTILLQGDHPYGWLKTEQGVHRLVRISPFDANHRRQTAFAAVSVLPEVEDAPEVEIDEKDLRVDTFRSSGAGGQHVNKVESAIRITHLPTGIVVQCQNERSQHKNRSTAMKVLRARLWERARLEREAKMAALSGEKKEIGFGSQIRSYTLHPSQRVKDHRTDVEIGNADGVLDGDIDRFLRAALLTRAGASREPAGS comes from the exons ATGAACGACAGGGCGGGCGACTCGAGGGCGGAGAAGGACTGGCTCCCCGCAGAGCTGGCGGAACGGCTGCGCCGGCAGCGCGAGCGCCTGGCCGAGTTCCGGGGGCGTCTT GACGTCCCGGGGCTGCGCGCCAGGCTGACCGAGCTCGTGGCCGACAGCGCTGCGCCGGACCTGTGGAGCGACCGCGAGCGTGCCGAGCAGGTGCTGCGCGAGAAGGGCGCGATCGAGCGCAAGCTCGCTCGTTTCGACGCGGTCGGCGCGCAGCTCGACGACGCCGGCGTGCTGCTCGAGCTCGCCCAGGAGGAGCAGGACGCGGCGGCACTCGCCGAGGTGGCCGAGCGGCTCGACGCCGGCGCCGGTGCCCTCGACGAGATCGAGCTCGACCTGCTGCTCGGCGGCGAGCACGACGCGTCCCCGGCGATCCTGTCGATCAACGCCGGGGCCGGCGGCACGGACGCCTGCGACTGGGCCGAGATGCTGCTGCGCATGTACCTGCGCTGGGCCGACGCGCACGGCTTCGGGGTCGAGGAGCTGGACCGCCAGGCCGGGGACGAGGCCGGCCTGCGCAGCGTCACGATCCTGCTCCAGGGCGACCACCCCTACGGCTGGCTGAAGACGGAGCAGGGGGTCCACCGGCTGGTCCGGATCTCGCCCTTCGACGCCAACCACCGGCGCCAGACCGCCTTTGCCGCGGTCTCGGTGCTGCCCGAGGTGGAGGACGCGCCGGAGGTCGAGATCGACGAGAAGGACCTGCGCGTGGACACCTTCCGCTCGAGCGGCGCCGGCGGCCAGCACGTGAACAAGGTGGAGTCGGCGATCCGCATCACCCATCTGCCCACCGGCATCGTGGTGCAGTGCCAGAACGAGCGCTCGCAGCACAAGAACCGCTCGACGGCGATGAAGGTGCTGCGGGCACGGCTCTGGGAGCGCGCGCGGCTCGAGCGGGAGGCGAAGATGGCGGCGCTCTCGGGCGAGAAGAAGGAGATCGGCTTCGGCTCCCAGATCCGCTCCTACACGCTGCACCCCTCGCAGCGCGTGAAGGACCACCGCACCGACGTCGAGATCGGCAACGCCGACGGCGTGCTCGACGGCGACATCGACCGCTTCCTGCGCGCGGCGCTGCTGACCCGCGCGGGGGCGTCGCGCGAGCCCGCGGGATCATGA